The following are encoded in a window of Methanococcus voltae genomic DNA:
- a CDS encoding thiolase domain-containing protein translates to MKDIAIIGYGQTKFGELWESSFRELLVDSGVKAIENAKVDGDDIDAMYVGTMSGGLFVGQEHTASLIADYAGLNPIPCTRVEAACASGSLALRSACMSIAAGQHDVVLVGGVEKMTDVADPTGAIATASDQEWEAFVGATFPSLYAMMAKRYMYEYGLTLEQLSTWSSIAHENAVNNKYAQFRSKVSVEQVMGASPVADPLTLLHCSPVSDGAASMIVCDADKATDYADKDDIIYIKAFTQASDTIALHDRPNMTTLEAAKVASNYAYKMAGVGADKIDVAEVHDCFAINGLVLTEDLGFCKKGTAGKFIEEGNTRIDNDKFVTINPSGGLKAAGHALGATGIRQVGELYWQLKQDKECKDRQSAINNGYGIAANVGGTGGTVCTHLLSVNR, encoded by the coding sequence ATGAAAGATATAGCGATTATAGGATATGGTCAAACTAAATTCGGTGAATTATGGGAAAGTTCATTTAGAGAATTACTCGTAGATTCAGGAGTAAAAGCAATTGAAAACGCAAAAGTAGATGGCGATGACATCGACGCGATGTACGTTGGTACAATGAGCGGTGGTTTATTCGTTGGACAGGAACACACAGCTTCGTTAATTGCAGATTACGCGGGATTAAACCCTATTCCATGTACTAGAGTAGAGGCAGCTTGTGCTTCAGGTAGCTTAGCATTAAGAAGTGCTTGTATGTCAATCGCAGCAGGTCAACACGATGTTGTACTTGTTGGCGGTGTGGAAAAGATGACTGATGTTGCAGACCCTACAGGAGCTATTGCAACAGCTTCAGACCAAGAATGGGAAGCATTCGTTGGTGCTACATTCCCTTCATTATACGCAATGATGGCTAAAAGATACATGTACGAGTACGGCTTAACACTCGAACAATTATCCACATGGAGCTCAATTGCACACGAAAACGCAGTAAACAACAAATACGCACAATTCAGGTCAAAAGTTTCAGTTGAACAAGTTATGGGGGCTTCACCTGTTGCTGACCCATTAACACTCTTGCACTGTTCACCTGTTTCAGACGGTGCTGCTTCAATGATTGTATGTGACGCGGATAAAGCTACAGATTACGCAGATAAGGACGATATTATCTACATTAAAGCATTTACACAAGCTTCAGATACAATTGCTTTACACGACAGACCAAACATGACCACACTCGAGGCTGCAAAAGTAGCTTCAAACTACGCTTACAAAATGGCGGGCGTTGGTGCTGATAAAATCGATGTTGCAGAAGTTCACGACTGTTTTGCAATTAACGGTTTAGTTTTAACCGAGGATTTAGGATTCTGTAAAAAAGGTACAGCTGGAAAATTCATCGAAGAAGGAAACACAAGAATTGACAACGATAAGTTCGTTACAATCAACCCAAGTGGTGGTTTAAAAGCTGCTGGTCACGCTTTAGGTGCTACAGGTATTAGACAAGTTGGGGAACTTTACTGGCAACTTAAACAAGACAAGGAATGTAAAGACAGACAAAGTGCTATTAACAACGGATACGGTATTGCTGCTAACGTAGGAGGTACCGGCGGTACTGTTTGTACACACTTATTGTCAGTTAACAGATAA
- a CDS encoding Zn-ribbon domain-containing OB-fold protein encodes MVVRTWRHMQERYNLIGKKCKTCGNVYFPSRKVCPECRRKGEMEDIQLSGKGTVYTYSIVRAPPKDFEKNSPYIVGIIDLEEGTKITGQIDCDLDKIEIGMPVQTEFRKIKEDGKSGVISYGYKFVPTSH; translated from the coding sequence ATGGTTGTTAGAACTTGGAGACATATGCAAGAACGATATAATTTAATCGGTAAAAAATGTAAAACTTGCGGTAACGTATACTTCCCATCAAGAAAAGTATGCCCAGAATGTAGAAGAAAAGGAGAAATGGAAGATATCCAACTCTCAGGTAAAGGTACTGTATACACATACTCAATTGTAAGAGCACCACCTAAAGACTTTGAAAAGAACTCACCATACATCGTGGGAATCATTGACTTGGAAGAAGGAACAAAGATAACTGGTCAAATCGACTGTGACCTTGACAAAATTGAAATTGGAATGCCTGTACAAACAGAATTCAGAAAAATTAAAGAAGATGGTAAATCAGGCGTAATCAGCTACGGTTACAAATTTGTACCAACTTCACACTAA
- a CDS encoding Mrp/NBP35 family ATP-binding protein codes for MAEECSGNCDSCGQSSGCSDTKKMIEQQNKVIREKMDKIKHKIAIVSGKGGVGKSTVTVNLAATLNQMGYSVGVLDGDIHGPNIPQMLGVHDVQPTGDENGIMPIVTQQGIKTMSIGYFLPDQDSPIIWRGPKASGAIKQFLSDVSWGELDFLLIDTPPGSGDIQLTTLQSIPDIDGMVIVTTPEEVSVMDARKSVGTAKVLEIPIIGLVENMSGFVCPHCDEVVDVFGKGGGEKAAKALNVNFLGPIPLDVRAREASDKGIPMVTLDCKASEEFKKIVDKIVKIVEKQ; via the coding sequence ATGGCAGAAGAATGCAGTGGAAATTGCGACTCTTGTGGACAGAGTTCAGGATGTTCTGACACCAAAAAGATGATAGAACAACAAAACAAAGTAATTAGAGAAAAAATGGATAAAATAAAACACAAAATAGCTATTGTAAGTGGTAAAGGTGGAGTTGGTAAATCAACAGTTACGGTAAACCTTGCAGCTACCTTAAACCAAATGGGCTATTCTGTTGGCGTACTTGATGGAGATATTCACGGTCCAAACATTCCCCAAATGTTAGGTGTCCATGATGTACAACCTACGGGTGATGAAAACGGAATTATGCCAATCGTTACACAACAAGGCATAAAAACAATGTCAATTGGCTATTTCTTACCTGACCAAGATTCACCTATCATTTGGAGAGGTCCAAAAGCAAGCGGAGCTATCAAACAGTTTTTAAGCGATGTTTCATGGGGCGAACTTGATTTCTTATTAATTGATACACCTCCAGGATCTGGAGATATACAATTAACCACATTACAGTCAATACCAGACATCGATGGTATGGTTATTGTAACAACCCCTGAAGAAGTTTCAGTTATGGATGCAAGAAAATCCGTAGGAACTGCGAAAGTTCTTGAAATACCTATCATAGGATTAGTTGAAAACATGAGCGGTTTCGTATGTCCACACTGTGATGAAGTGGTAGATGTATTTGGAAAAGGTGGGGGAGAAAAAGCAGCAAAAGCTTTAAATGTTAACTTCCTTGGCCCTATCCCATTAGATGTAAGAGCAAGAGAGGCTTCAGACAAAGGTATCCCAATGGTTACCTTAGACTGTAAAGCTTCAGAAGAATTTAAAAAGATTGTTGATAAAATCGTTAAAATAGTTGAAAAACAATAA
- a CDS encoding MnmC family methyltransferase: MLPNSKATEIIDRYIKKFLEMLKTQEIKDIYSTRLLELSKNLIGELTSTEIDMLVKTDDGTYTLKSEDTNELMHSRVGALTEGIQKFAIPSKVEIRGSCNMLDLCSGMGYNAMACLSKNKNCSIDMVEISKETLFLSLCLDIPLKEHEIIKEAYFEFFKNFNDIDIDIDIVNIKNEINSKRNSKGNNDGNIQVFNDDARVILQKMPNNYYDVVCHDAFSPARDPVLYTVEFLELMYEKLKDGGMVISYSSSIPFRSALFEIGYNVYEGVSVGRKRGITIAFKGKPVYHTICNDTNVINEDNSDKNDNVNNNNNNNNNNCELQRISEVDERLIALSPIGIPYHDEKLDKTSEEIIFNRDVIRDEFKNNLSLKGYTEYIYSTKRIKSGKIDEKLLNIQKNSKNSVECISLLKKELFK, translated from the coding sequence ATGTTGCCTAATTCAAAAGCTACGGAAATAATTGATAGATATATAAAAAAATTTTTAGAAATGTTAAAAACTCAGGAAATAAAAGACATATACTCTACTAGACTTTTGGAACTTTCAAAGAATTTAATAGGAGAATTAACAAGTACTGAAATAGATATGCTTGTTAAAACGGATGATGGAACTTATACATTAAAATCGGAAGACACTAATGAATTAATGCACTCTAGAGTCGGCGCGCTTACCGAAGGCATTCAAAAGTTTGCAATCCCTTCAAAAGTAGAAATCAGAGGTAGTTGCAATATGCTAGACCTTTGTAGCGGTATGGGCTATAATGCGATGGCTTGTCTTTCGAAAAATAAAAATTGCAGTATTGACATGGTTGAAATAAGTAAGGAAACTTTATTTCTTTCCCTATGTTTGGATATTCCATTAAAAGAGCACGAAATTATCAAAGAGGCATACTTTGAGTTTTTTAAGAATTTTAACGATATTGATATTGATATTGATATTGTAAATATCAAAAATGAAATTAATTCTAAAAGAAATAGTAAAGGAAATAATGATGGGAATATTCAAGTTTTTAATGACGATGCACGAGTTATATTACAAAAAATGCCCAATAATTATTATGATGTAGTTTGTCATGATGCTTTCTCGCCAGCTCGTGATCCTGTGCTTTATACGGTTGAATTTTTAGAATTAATGTATGAAAAACTTAAAGATGGAGGTATGGTTATTTCGTACTCTTCTTCAATTCCATTTAGGAGTGCTTTGTTTGAAATAGGATATAATGTATATGAAGGCGTTTCTGTGGGTCGTAAAAGAGGTATTACAATAGCTTTTAAAGGTAAACCTGTTTATCATACCATCTGTAATGATACCAATGTCATTAATGAAGATAATTCGGATAAAAACGACAATGTCAATAATAATAATAATAATAATAATAATAATTGTGAACTTCAAAGGATTTCAGAAGTAGATGAAAGACTTATTGCCCTATCGCCTATTGGGATTCCATATCATGATGAAAAATTGGATAAAACTTCAGAGGAAATAATTTTCAATAGGGATGTTATTAGAGATGAATTTAAGAATAATTTGTCATTAAAAGGTTATACTGAGTATATCTATTCTACAAAACGTATAAAATCCGGTAAAATTGATGAAAAATTATTAAACATTCAAAAAAATTCTAAAAACTCTGTTGAATGTATTAGTTTATTAAAAAAAGAATTATTTAAATAA
- the mptN gene encoding tetrahydromethanopterin:alpha-L-glutamate ligase yields MKIGIISEERDWITDELKNKLEQNDIDPIIIKPSKIVNTLSKKGIKFEHNSRNLFDLECAFVRNIGFGDEMMHRFDMIENLSHFIPIINPPQSIQDSGNKYRTSFLLAKNEIPQAETIISEDINKILAYSDKFDDSVLKPFFGNGGQGLVRLKGRSTVTKLNTLNTFKESNPAFYMQRFVNNPNNVYRDIRAFVIGDRVVSAMYRESDNWITNIKQNGTPKQCEVTREISKLALAAKEALGLYYAGVDLIESETGLKVIEVNACPSWEGLSKVSEEDITQLLVNEVSRIVKKHKMDKLTEKYVR; encoded by the coding sequence ATGAAAATAGGCATTATTTCTGAGGAAAGAGACTGGATAACTGACGAATTAAAAAATAAACTGGAACAAAACGATATAGACCCAATAATTATAAAGCCATCTAAAATAGTAAACACCCTGTCAAAAAAAGGCATAAAATTTGAACATAACAGTAGAAATTTATTCGATTTAGAATGTGCTTTTGTAAGAAATATTGGATTTGGCGACGAGATGATGCACAGATTCGATATGATAGAAAATTTAAGCCATTTTATACCTATTATAAACCCACCTCAGTCAATACAGGACTCGGGTAATAAGTACAGGACATCTTTTTTATTGGCAAAAAATGAAATACCTCAAGCAGAAACTATAATTTCCGAAGATATTAACAAAATATTGGCTTATTCGGATAAATTTGATGATAGTGTTTTAAAACCATTTTTTGGAAATGGCGGACAAGGTTTAGTCCGATTAAAAGGTAGGTCTACCGTTACAAAATTAAATACGTTAAATACATTTAAAGAGTCGAACCCTGCTTTTTATATGCAAAGATTTGTAAATAATCCAAACAACGTTTACCGAGATATTAGGGCTTTTGTGATAGGCGATAGAGTAGTTTCAGCCATGTACAGAGAATCTGACAATTGGATAACAAATATTAAGCAAAACGGTACGCCTAAACAATGCGAAGTAACCCGAGAAATAAGTAAGTTAGCATTAGCTGCAAAAGAAGCACTCGGTTTATACTACGCGGGCGTAGATTTAATAGAAAGTGAAACAGGTTTAAAAGTAATTGAAGTTAACGCTTGCCCATCATGGGAAGGTCTTTCAAAAGTTTCTGAAGAAGATATTACACAATTATTGGTCAATGAAGTCAGTAGAATTGTTAAAAAACATAAAATGGATAAATTAACTGAAAAATACGTTAGATAG
- a CDS encoding pyridoxamine 5'-phosphate oxidase family protein: MVKLNEEMQKALSGLLFLATASKEGIPNVAPMGANIIVDDETLIISDNFMKKTIANIKENPLVAINVVDCRACSLQFKGKAEYVTEGDYFEITKKWMAEKMPHIKPKGAVVIKFTEIYSVKPGDNAGKLLETDD; encoded by the coding sequence ATGGTAAAACTAAACGAAGAAATGCAAAAAGCTTTAAGTGGTTTATTATTCTTAGCAACTGCTTCAAAAGAAGGAATCCCTAACGTAGCGCCAATGGGTGCAAATATAATCGTAGATGACGAAACCTTGATTATCTCTGATAATTTCATGAAAAAAACAATTGCAAACATTAAGGAAAACCCGCTCGTAGCAATAAATGTTGTAGATTGTAGGGCTTGCTCATTACAGTTTAAAGGAAAAGCTGAGTACGTTACAGAAGGAGACTACTTTGAAATTACAAAAAAATGGATGGCTGAAAAAATGCCACACATAAAACCAAAAGGAGCAGTCGTTATCAAATTCACAGAAATTTACAGTGTTAAACCTGGTGACAACGCAGGTAAATTACTTGAAACTGATGATTAA
- the wecB gene encoding non-hydrolyzing UDP-N-acetylglucosamine 2-epimerase yields MNKLKIAVLLGTRPEIIKMSPIIRYLENVNELQRIKKLSKMAGYDLSHDSSKADADENNEKKDNALSKNTLDILDIDSTRVEYIIIHTNQHYSQNMDKIFFDELNLPKSKYNLKIGSGRHGEQTGSMMIALEKVLVEEEPDILFVQGDTNTVLAGAITASKMGIKVAHVEAGLRSFDRTMPEELNRIMADHISDFLLAPTNVAKQNLLNEGIDENKIFVVGNTIVDATLQNLKIAKKKGENPEISDNTLLNITNEKNTDYFLLTLHRAENTDYFDRLSNIIENVINIADNYSKIIFPIHPRTFKKLKEYDLLSKLSNNPNIQIIEPVGYLDFLLLENNSKLILTDSGGVQEEACILGVPCLTIRENTERPETVDVGSNIIVGYDYDKWVNGLTTILGLEIEKDTEKCAICSIKKWDNPFGCGNSAEKILEIVFSKLKN; encoded by the coding sequence ATGAATAAGTTAAAAATTGCAGTTTTGTTGGGTACAAGACCTGAAATTATCAAAATGTCGCCCATAATACGATATTTAGAGAATGTTAACGAACTTCAAAGGATAAAAAAATTAAGCAAAATGGCAGGCTACGATTTATCCCATGATAGTTCAAAAGCTGATGCTGACGAAAATAATGAAAAAAAGGATAATGCTTTGTCTAAAAATACCTTAGATATTTTAGATATTGATAGTACTCGGGTGGAATATATAATTATCCACACAAATCAACATTATTCTCAAAATATGGATAAAATATTTTTTGACGAATTAAATTTGCCAAAGTCCAAATATAATTTAAAAATTGGTTCGGGAAGACACGGCGAGCAAACTGGAAGTATGATGATAGCACTTGAAAAAGTATTAGTTGAGGAAGAGCCTGACATTTTATTCGTACAAGGGGATACCAATACTGTGTTGGCAGGTGCAATCACTGCATCAAAAATGGGTATAAAAGTAGCTCACGTTGAGGCAGGATTAAGAAGTTTCGATAGGACAATGCCTGAAGAATTAAATAGAATAATGGCAGACCACATTTCCGACTTTTTACTTGCGCCAACAAACGTAGCAAAGCAAAACCTGTTAAATGAAGGTATCGACGAAAATAAAATTTTTGTTGTAGGTAATACCATAGTTGATGCAACCTTACAAAATTTAAAAATAGCTAAGAAGAAGGGTGAAAATCCAGAAATCTCTGATAATACGCTATTAAACATAACAAATGAAAAAAACACTGATTATTTCTTGCTAACGCTACATAGGGCGGAAAACACTGATTATTTTGATAGGCTATCAAACATCATTGAAAATGTTATCAATATAGCAGATAACTATTCAAAAATCATATTCCCAATTCACCCTAGAACTTTCAAGAAATTAAAAGAATATGACTTACTTTCAAAGCTATCCAATAACCCGAACATCCAAATAATAGAACCAGTGGGTTATTTGGACTTTTTACTATTGGAAAATAATTCTAAATTAATACTCACTGACAGCGGAGGGGTACAAGAGGAAGCATGTATTTTGGGCGTACCTTGCCTTACAATACGTGAAAATACTGAAAGACCTGAAACCGTGGACGTTGGTAGTAATATAATAGTTGGTTATGATTACGATAAATGGGTAAATGGATTAACTACAATATTGGGTTTAGAAATCGAAAAGGATACTGAGAAATGTGCTATTTGTAGTATAAAAAAATGGGATAATCCATTTGGATGTGGAAATTCTGCTGAAAAAATACTTGAAATAGTATTCTCAAAACTTAAAAATTAA
- the ilvN gene encoding acetolactate synthase small subunit, which yields MDKRHIITVLVLHKPSVLQRISGLFARRWFNISSITVGTTENPDIARMTIVVKGDDTHLEQVLKQLNKLVEVVKVKDLKHNNYVERELCIVKIHAPTESGKSQITQYANIFRGSIVDLSAETITVEITGDESKINAFLDLVRPLGIKEVARTGLTALMRGSKILKSNKK from the coding sequence ATGGATAAAAGGCATATTATTACGGTTTTGGTTCTCCATAAACCGAGTGTCCTACAAAGGATTTCTGGACTTTTTGCAAGAAGATGGTTTAACATTTCGAGCATAACTGTTGGTACAACGGAAAATCCCGATATCGCAAGGATGACAATTGTTGTAAAAGGCGACGATACTCATTTAGAGCAAGTTTTAAAACAATTAAACAAATTGGTTGAAGTTGTTAAAGTAAAGGATTTGAAACACAATAATTACGTGGAAAGAGAATTGTGTATCGTAAAAATTCATGCACCTACCGAAAGCGGTAAATCCCAAATTACGCAGTATGCAAATATTTTTAGGGGTAGTATCGTTGATTTAAGTGCTGAGACTATAACTGTGGAAATTACGGGCGATGAATCTAAAATAAACGCATTTTTAGATTTGGTAAGACCTTTGGGCATTAAAGAAGTTGCAAGGACTGGGTTAACTGCTTTAATGAGGGGTTCTAAAATTTTAAAATCTAATAAGAAATAA
- a CDS encoding thiamine pyrophosphate-dependent enzyme, whose product MNGAEALIKALEAEGTKVIFGYPGGVLVSFYESLCDSNMIHILTRHEQAAAHMADGYARVSGKAGVCIGTSGPGATNLVTGVATAHMDSSPVIALTGQVSSNIIGDDAFQEIDSFGIFMPITKHNFQIRQADDLVDIMRKAHEIATTGRPGPVHVDMPSDILTGELSKAVKIPADINISSYKPTTVGHPLQIKKTLEAIMNSKKPLILAGGGVSIAHASEELLEFAELLNIPVCTTLMGKGCISEKHELSTGLTGMHGTHASNNLIDKCDLLIAVGCRFSDRVTGKVSEFAPNAKVIHMDIDPAEIGKNVSVDIPIVGDAKRILQDLIKQLKKQKRKHEELSTSENTLENSNSKFLDISEWSDEVKKLKEESEKELSVTAEEKQKTKETKETKEEEKIEKIEKIHPKVAIYDLMEAIYDIDPELENTYVTTDVGQNQMWMARYFKFKKDALITSGGLGTMGFGFPAALGVKFAKPKANVISISGDGGFLMNSQELATMAHYDIPVVAVIFNNRALGMVHQLQSVLNNRQSQIDLGETPDFIQLAHSYGVMAERVSNSKDLKETLKKAILMNKPYVIEVMIDSGYAVKVVAPGANLTKMIEPENKEPCSEKILFKDMVSKL is encoded by the coding sequence GTGAATGGAGCAGAGGCTTTAATAAAAGCATTGGAAGCCGAAGGAACTAAAGTAATATTCGGATATCCCGGGGGCGTTTTAGTATCTTTCTACGAATCTCTATGCGATAGTAATATGATACATATACTAACAAGGCACGAGCAAGCCGCTGCGCATATGGCAGATGGCTACGCCCGAGTTAGTGGAAAGGCGGGCGTTTGCATAGGCACATCAGGCCCTGGTGCAACCAATTTGGTAACTGGCGTAGCAACCGCGCACATGGACTCATCGCCGGTAATAGCTTTAACAGGGCAAGTTAGCTCAAATATAATAGGTGACGACGCTTTCCAAGAGATAGACTCTTTCGGCATATTTATGCCAATAACAAAGCATAATTTCCAAATACGTCAGGCTGACGATTTAGTGGACATAATGAGAAAAGCACACGAAATCGCTACAACAGGTAGGCCTGGACCAGTACACGTGGATATGCCATCTGATATATTAACAGGGGAGCTTAGCAAAGCTGTAAAAATACCTGCAGATATAAATATATCAAGTTACAAGCCTACAACCGTGGGACACCCATTACAAATAAAAAAGACCCTAGAAGCAATAATGAATTCCAAAAAGCCCCTTATATTAGCAGGTGGTGGAGTTTCAATAGCTCACGCAAGTGAAGAATTATTAGAGTTTGCAGAACTGTTGAATATACCAGTATGTACCACTTTAATGGGTAAAGGCTGTATATCTGAAAAACACGAGCTTTCAACCGGATTAACGGGTATGCACGGTACGCATGCTTCAAATAACCTTATAGATAAATGTGATTTATTGATTGCAGTAGGTTGCAGGTTTTCGGATAGGGTAACTGGAAAAGTTTCAGAGTTCGCACCAAATGCTAAAGTTATACACATGGACATAGATCCTGCGGAAATAGGCAAGAACGTTTCCGTTGATATTCCTATAGTAGGTGATGCCAAGAGAATATTACAGGATTTAATAAAACAATTGAAGAAACAGAAAAGAAAACACGAAGAATTATCGACATCTGAAAATACACTGGAAAATTCTAATTCTAAATTTTTGGATATATCAGAATGGTCCGATGAAGTTAAAAAATTAAAAGAAGAATCTGAAAAAGAATTAAGTGTAACTGCTGAAGAGAAACAGAAAACAAAAGAAACAAAAGAAACAAAAGAAGAAGAAAAAATAGAAAAAATAGAAAAAATACATCCCAAAGTTGCAATATACGATTTAATGGAAGCAATATATGATATCGACCCAGAACTTGAAAATACGTATGTTACAACAGACGTTGGTCAAAATCAAATGTGGATGGCAAGATACTTTAAATTTAAGAAGGATGCTTTAATAACATCTGGCGGTCTCGGTACAATGGGTTTTGGATTCCCTGCAGCTTTAGGAGTTAAGTTTGCAAAGCCTAAAGCAAACGTTATATCTATAAGTGGTGACGGTGGATTCTTAATGAACTCACAGGAGTTAGCCACAATGGCACATTACGACATACCGGTAGTAGCAGTTATATTTAACAATAGAGCTTTAGGAATGGTTCATCAATTGCAATCTGTACTCAATAACAGGCAGTCACAAATAGATTTGGGCGAAACACCAGACTTTATTCAATTAGCTCATAGTTACGGAGTTATGGCCGAAAGAGTTTCAAACTCCAAAGATTTAAAAGAAACACTTAAAAAAGCAATATTAATGAATAAGCCATACGTTATAGAAGTTATGATAGATTCAGGGTATGCTGTAAAGGTTGTAGCACCGGGCGCTAACTTAACGAAAATGATTGAGCCAGAAAATAAAGAACCTTGCTCAGAAAAAATATTGTTCAAAGATATGGTTTCAAAATTATAA
- a CDS encoding 50S ribosomal protein L37e: MSKGTPSQGKHNKGSNHIICRRCGKRSYHVRKKVCAACGFGRSAKLKRFAWQWKKFNGERLK; encoded by the coding sequence ATGTCCAAAGGTACCCCATCACAAGGTAAACACAACAAAGGTTCCAACCACATTATCTGCAGAAGATGTGGAAAAAGATCATACCACGTTAGGAAAAAAGTATGTGCAGCATGCGGATTCGGTAGAAGCGCAAAATTAAAAAGATTTGCATGGCAATGGAAAAAATTCAACGGAGAAAGATTAAAATAA
- a CDS encoding LSm family protein, with amino-acid sequence MMDTQRPLDALGKSINTNITVFLKDGKEIKGRLKAYDLHMNVALENAKLGEKEYPMLVVRGDNVLYVSL; translated from the coding sequence ATGATGGATACACAAAGACCATTAGACGCATTAGGAAAATCAATCAACACAAATATCACCGTATTTTTAAAAGACGGTAAAGAAATTAAAGGAAGATTAAAAGCATACGACTTACACATGAATGTTGCTTTAGAAAACGCTAAATTAGGAGAAAAAGAGTACCCTATGTTAGTTGTTAGAGGAGACAACGTTTTATACGTTTCATTATAA